GtctaaacagactaaaaagaaaagtaagacaAATTGAGATGGAGGGTTTTGTCACATATTGGAATGTGTAATACTTACCCAATCAAGCATAACACCTTTCTGATTTGCTGCTTTACCAAATTCAAGAGCTCTCTGGCCAGATATCAACTCTAGCAGGAGAATTCCAAACCCGAAAACATCTGTTTTATCAGAGGACTGTCCTGTAGAGAGATACTCAGGAGCTATATGTCCTACTGTTCCCCTAACTGCAGTTGTGACATGTGAATCGCGATGATCCAATAGCTTTGCCAATCCAAAATCTCCCACGACAGCCTCACAGTCATCGTCGAGCAATATATTTGCTGCCTTCACATCCCTGTGGATAATCTTTGGATCACACTGCTCATGTAGATATAGTAAACCTCTCGCAGCTCCTAATGCAATTCTTTTTCTTGTAGTCCAGTCCAATGGTGGCTTGGCTGCAAGAAAcaacagaaagagagaaatcaacAATCAGATATCTGGATCCACTAGTTCGACTATCCTAGTCACACAGGTAAGCATACTCTTGTTAAGGACACTTGCATAATCTTTAGGTCTCTAAGAATGTGTTTCCTTTCTGTTACCTTTGAGACGAGAAGCAACGCTTCCATTAGACATGTAAGGATAAACCAGAAGCCTTTCAGTTGGTGTCATGGAGAACCCATACAAACGTAGGAGATTGCGATGCACTGCCAAGCTGATCATTTCAACTTCTGTTTGGAACTGTTTGTCTCCTCCGATTGCATTTCCATCTTTGAGCCTTTTTACAGCAACAATTGTGCCATCACTAAGACAACCTTTGTACACGTTTCCAAAACCGCCTTTTCCCAGTATCTTCTTGTTACTGAAGTTGTTTGTGGCAACTTGAAGTTCCCTAAATTGGAACCTCCTCAAGTTTCCCAAACACACTTGTTCATGATGTTGTTCTGAAATTATCAACAAGCATGAAGCAAGACATCATTAGTATCTCGAGATTCGAGCAATATAGGCTTTAGCTGCATATCATACTCACCATTGATGTCAAAGAAAATTTGCTTGTTATGCTTTTGTCTCCACCACAGAAAGATACCAAACCCAATAATTAGTAGGCAGATGCATCCAAGACTTGTCCCAAAGGCTAAGGCAATTTTGTGAGTTTTAGATCTTCCAAAAGGCTGAGCATCTGAGATATTATAACAAGAGACTTTTCAGTTGTAAATAGGACAACACAGAAACAATCCAAGACTTCATGATGAATACTTATAATAGAGTTGTAGTTAATCATAACGACTTTGAAAGAAGGAGACTTGACAACAACCAAGATCTGTGGAATAGTCGAGGGACACACAAGCTGGCTCGAAAAAATACTTAGGAGAATGATTCAAGATTCTTACTTTGTGAGTTGTTCAAAGTGAAGGGCAAAGGCATGGATGTTGTTGTCCCATTGCATTCTGGTTCTTTTCCAGTTGCACATATAATAGGATTTCCCAAAAGGCTGCATCAATAAGaggaaaaatgatttattttctctaatctttagcaaagggaaaaaaaattatggaattCAAAGAATTGTTCAAGAAACTTACTTGAATGTTTTAGCTAGAAGCCTTGGCACAGGACCACTCAAATTATTAAAAGACAAGTCtctagaagaaaagaaaaaaacaagaatcCCATCAACATATACTCATGAAAACAGCAAGCAATTAGGAAAAAAACAACAGTCTGGTGCACAAAGTGTTCCACGTTCATGCAGGGTTCGGGGAAAAGCCTAACCCTGACTCGAACGTGTGACCTATATAGTTCACAAGGAGACAAGTTTACTGTTGCTCCGAGACTCCCTTTCGAGTATGAAAAAACTAAATGAGGCTAAGGAACTTACAGAAGAGTAAGTTGAGTCATATTGGAAAATTCCAAGGGAACAGCTCCAGTAAGACTATTATTGTTTAGTCTCCTATAACAGAatccaaaaaggaaaaaaaaacataatcattAACTTTTTATAAATCAAGAACtcatttttatatcaaaaatcattaaaattttctttgctTACAAGTATTGAAGGCTTTTCAATTGAGCTAAAGATGAAGGGATTTTCCCAGTGAGTTGATTATCAGAAAGATCAATTGTATTAAGTTTCTGAAGCATTCCAAGTTCAGTTGGAATTGGTCCTGTTATATTATTGCTCTGCAGAAGcctgttaaaaaataaagtcttaagtaataaatcaaataatcaatcatttgaaattttattatttttttcatcatttaaaataCTCACAGTAGATTCAAGTGAGTCAAGTTATGAATGTATGGTGATATTTTCCCAGACAAACTTTGGCTTGGACAAGCCCTGCACAATTTTTAGACACAATCAGAAAACTAGAGTGTCATCCTTAACTAGAGGTTTCGAGTATTAAGAATATAAAAGGTTTTGTTAGTCGGGTTCTAATGCAGATACCGCACAATCGGTTATACTTACAagccaatgacaaatttatcaCTTGAACAACTGATCGTATTCCAGCTACATGGATCAACAGAACTTTCATCCCAATTCAAAACACCAAGTGGATCATGTAATGAGTTCTTGATCTCCATTAAAGCTTGCACTGTccaaaatcaacataaaaacaaagttaaaaaaagattaaatttttttaatttgttcaaaTCTCAttccttttcaaaaaaaaaaatcagaaaccCCATATaagtttttcacaaaaaaagtttcaaaagttTCAATCTTTATGAGAACTAACCTTCATAATTAACTCCAAAACAGAAGTaagcatatttttaaaattcttgaaatttctaaaatttgatcaaaatcacattcttttcaaaatattcaaacaCCCCATATgattatttcaacaaaaaagaCATAAAGTTTCAATCTTTATGAGAAAAACCATAAAAACTAACCTTCATAAGTAACACCAACAGgggaaaacatatttttaaattcttgaaatttctaaaatttgatcaaaatctcATTCCTTTCAAATTTTTCAGACACCCCACCCCATATgattatttcaacaaaaaagtcataaagtttcaatctttatgaaaaaaaaaactataaaaactaaCCTTCATAAGTAACACCTACAAGAGTATAAGAATACTTTTAACTTCTTGATATTTGCTAATATGATCAATCTCATTCCAAAAATGTCTCAAAGTTTCaatctttattaaaaataacaagaactaACCTTCATAATTAACACCACCAGGAGTAAGCATAGCATTAGAGTAAACCAAGAAACTGAACAACACCACAAAACCAAAAACACTTCTTGTTTCCATTTGTCTTAAAACTTCAAGAAAACAGCTAAACAAAGAGTAAAAATGagatctttttttataaaagaagaaTTTGGGACTTagtttttattcaaaaaataaaaataaaaaagaacaaatcaTTGGAAAATGGTACAATTCCTCATGCTTTGCTGCTTCATTTTTACAGAAAACTTACACTCACTCACTCACTCAAAGTTTCAAACAGCTTTATGTCAGACTctttcaaaaaaacaaaaaaaaaaataaacagagGTTTTTGGTGGTAAAAAAGTGAGAGCAAAAACAACATGCCAGCCACTTTAGTTCAGTAAAGCaaacaacaaatatataaaaaggaaaaattcatAAAGGTATTGAAAAAACAGGAAAATACCTTTAATCATTCATTggttaagaattttttttcaaaattttattttttcaagaaatgcTAAAGGGTATTTGAGAATATGACTGTTAATCactaaaatgataaatattattaaatatttttattgtgcaAAATTCTTTTTGTGGGTCATGTGGTAAGTTGAGGTAAGTAGGACATGCTTATTGGGATTGCtttaaattaaacaaacaaGGAATCTAATATTCCCTctgaaattttgtaaaaaaaaaaattgttattttaggaGAAACAATTCATGGATTTATGTGCAGACATatactaaaatataataatttctcaGTATCATAAGATAGTATTTCCCTAGGATacaaatgtgaaaaaataatcaatgaatTCATTAGAGGGAAAAGAattgattgatttttattatttcgagTATATCCAAAGAGAATATCTTTTGCTTGGCATACAAATTTTTGCTAAATATATCGATAGCTTTTTAAATTTGTCAGCAAATTTCATCTAGCAACTTAAATTATGATgtgtttttattaaatatttaaatgcaTGATAACAAAAGTGTTTTTCTTTAGatattttcaattcaaatgattaaaataaattataggtgtttttattaaaatatagatTAGTTAATCACTTAAAATATGTCATCTTCTTTAATTATTGCAGAACATCAATACATATTTTCATTAAGGATGATGTATATAACTAAAGGAGATGACATATTTCAGGTGAATAACTATCTTCGATTACTTTCGAAGATATTTGGGATATATTTACAAAAGGTTTAATCAAACTAAAGGCTCGTTTGGACATACACTATGGAATCATGAATTAAGGTTAGAATTTTTTACGAATTTTACTCGGTGTACGAATAGGTCCACACATATCTCTCACTATTAACTTCATAATTACACGATAAGTAGGAATTTACGACTACtctatgcataaaaatctaacGTACCTGGGCGTCAAGCAATTTGTACGAAATATGATCTCTTTTACAAAGTTTTGTTTAGACATgacatttgaattttttatattgtatttttgttataaacATGAAAATCTAACTAGTTGTGAAGATTGTTGaacttcttcaaatttttatataatgttaGCAGATGAGCAAATCATAGTACATAATCCaaaaacaaaatatcaaaatatcctTAGGCATCGGCGAATCGCAACATAACTCCATGTTCCTTTATAAGTAAATGTTCATGATAACAAACTAATTTCAAATACACATGATTTTATTATAAGGATTCACCGgtcaataatagtaataaatgtTCATGATAACAAACTAATTTCAAATACACATGATTTTATTATAAGGATTCACCAGtcaacaatagtaataactaGTATTTCTTAATACTAATGTTTCACATAATACAGACAATCTCTTCCGACCAATCATAAGTcttcttgtttttctattttggcaaaatctaaaataattgGTTTgtgtttttacaaaatatacaCTTAtagatcaaatttaaaaatataacatggccctcaaattattatttatttttttagaattttgaattgaaCATCATGATCTtaaatcacatattcatatgcTAATTTGAAATCATGACTTTATATCCTGTTACAAACGCAAAATTTAATGTTTATGTGTTGtgaaattatctttaaaaattagaaataagtgtatcttataacttttgatttattttaccTTATAACAAATACATTTGACAATTACAAAAgctatgaaaaaatatatactttagtcaagagaatatttttttcaatatctatTATCAAAATAAGCTTTATAGTTGTGGGTGGGGAGGATTTGACTTTGGAATTGAAGTGGGgatctttaaatttctttttctcaATATTCCACATCAATTTTTTAGAAGAATAATGCTAATTTATGAAGGctgtcaaaaaaatttaagaagaaatcTATCTATACTAGTGTATAATAATGTGTTGATGAAAGCTATTTCGAAGCAATTTGGTGATtagtttatttcatataaatacACTACTTTGAAGCCTATATAACACAATCGTTCGcgttatttaaaattttcgtaAATTCGTTATcaatttttgtaatataaattGTTGTGAGAACATCATTTGAAAGACATTTTTTGTtgtgctttttttttaatcacaacaacaataacattgTTAATATGACCACATCGACAAGAGGCATAGTGAAAATTAACGATATTCATTCTATTAgttactatttatatttttatttatttatctgaATTTAATTTACGACTTATTTTTAAGTCTTATAGTTATGGCCTTTGTGGTGGGAACAATTAAAGGGTTTGACTTTGGAAGTGAAATGAAAGTTCTTTTTTCTAAATGTTCCCTTTCAATTTTTGTGAAGAATAATATAATGTTGATATATGAAGGCTAGGTATCaaagatttaaaagaaaattcttctatttttggTAGAATATGTTGATGAAAGCTATTTCGAAACAACTTGGGGATTTAGTCTATTTCGCATAATAACATTACTTGGAGTGTATATATTATGCACGATTATATTATCTAAAGTCTTCgtaaatttattgtaaatttttataataatataaatcaccgtgagaaaatctttttatttactgtatttttctaaattactactattataacaaaaatactataattaaaatatgattatatcGACAAGAGGCATGATGAAAATTGACTACTATtcaagttttaattcatttatcttaatttcatttacaattttttttttttgaaaaaacaaaaaggaagttgtcaaattaggaaaaaagatgagtatatatttttagttagattttaaaaaaataaaaaaagacataatGATGCCAAAAAAGGTTAGAATCTCGAGATAAGCTCGAGATTTGTGATGTAATGGCTCCTGATATCTTTATTGGACTAATTATTTACCAACTTTAACTTTTTGCTTTAGCttttgcttttttattttttaaccaattataatttttaattatgtgaagttgagtgggattttcataattaatttgataatcaagatgaaatgaacaagtcattatacataaaaatatttgaagtttatgAGTATCAAGCTAAGTattaaacaaaatcaaaacatGTTTGAAATTCGTGATTGTCAATCTGAACTTTGTGACTCATCAATCTAATCTTCTTAAAAATTGCTCCAAAATGGATTTATACACCTACTTATCTATTATACTTAGAGTCGTCAAAAAGAGTCGATTCAGTTTTTATCTAAGTCTTCACAGATCAAATTTAAAGGGTTAGTACGGGGCAGATCCTTCATTTGGTAAGATCTAAAAATACTCAACCAACCTAGCCCTAGAAGGGGCTGAGGGCTGGGGCGGGCTAGCccctgttttattttttattttttattttcaaacttataattttatatattaagtaaacAAGAAGATTTTCAAATCATCAAATATGACAAACAATGGTGTTGTTTCAGTACCACTAGCAAAAAATCTAGTGAAATTAGCATGTATTCGCATGCCAGATACGCGAGTGAGATAAGAGAGTCACAAGCAAGATGGGAGGGGCGAAGGCGCGAGATTTATATATGTATCCTACATACATGCAAATCTACTTGGATAAACtgtatctagaacaaattaGTCTAATTTTGAGTCCTTATAtctgaaatatatatatctaggTATGAAGATTCATAATATTACAACATAATGtgtattcaaataattatattatatactagtgagattattataaattacactTGAATAAAAAGTTTTGGCCCATTAACCGATCCCCGCATAGCCCTAATCAAGCCTCAAGGGCCAAGAATTTATATGAACTCGGCTTATAAGTCCTAATTTTAAATGAGCTTAAACAATCCGATCTCAATTCTACTTTAATAACGAATAAAATTAAGGGAAAtgtttcaaaatgtcaatattttagcatttaagaggactcattagcaacaatttcaatatttagtaaaaatgtcattttagtttgttatgtatcttatttatgtttttattatttatttttatttaaagaatataattatttaataacaaaaaggagaaaatttaggggggaaatatttcaaaaaaaaggcaagcatccttaattttctcatcagttacattttcaaataaaatttaaattttgttttttgtttcttcagaatttttaccttttttaaaattatattcattccacaatatattctatttatatttattatagtcttttattagtttgtattcattccaataggtatgccgaatttatctatatagtcatttaagaaatatatttgtattttcatatattttttccctatatagttatttttttcttcaaaaatcttgtatgtattcatttcaatatgtattttatttgtatttctatttattctagtttttatttagaattttgtataataatatataaaatacaaaaaattagtatgatgaaaaagtgaatgaaatataaaattgaaaagaaataattgaatatttgttgtactcattcttaaataaaatacataactagttgacatacctttagaataaatacaaattagaaaaaaatgtcaaattcagttgacatacatttattagtttgtattcattccaatatgtattgtcaaataaaatgtagctatttaagaaatacatttgtattcgtatatatttttcactgtatatttatttttcttttcaaaatcttgtttccttttctaagtcgtactcattccaatatgtctgttatttgtatttgtattcgaatacaaataaactaatagaaaattgtttttcttataaataaaatacataactagttgacatacatttggatgaatacaaattagggacaaatacaagattcataaaccatgcaacatgaaatttttaataaatacaaatattgatagtatatatagtgatttgaatacaaattaagaaagcataccaaattctaaaaaagaactataaatacaaaacaaactaatagaaaattgttcgacaactatccgatcttcgtcgtctttttcaagatcctcacgagtagacaaagattctacatttgcgttctaaatttgaggaaggttttgcacaccaatgagtcttgtaaatgttcttaccctcattcttccctcattttagcagcggatcatacattatacactatttgttaagtaataaataaattaaatgatgaaaaatcaccagaaattggttgatttagataaatacctctagtaagcctcttggattcagccatttgagagtaaatcataacggaaattaaaaaatacaaacaacattcttttaagatttaaacaaaaataaaattaaaaaaaaaatctgaaaataggataaagataccttaatcaaagggattcttgttgattcaattttggattaaaaaaacaaccaaaatatatggcaaaaaaatatttgcaacttgaatgttggaggaaaatcagaaaagataaccataagagagaaaaaaaaattaaataggagagagatttaacaatttgaaaagataaatatgagagagaatgattatttttttttaaagaaagatatatagaattaattgaaaaaaagagataaaataggaagaaaattgggacacataaattttttaaaataatgacatttttgacattattgctaatatttatatagtatggatatttttactaaatatgttatttattttgattagtttactaatttttcctaaaattataCTGACCCCATAGGCTAAATTCATTTTGACAGctctaattatatatataaagttttacaagttgatatattttatgaaatgatgCACCCACCTCCAAaaacctccaacatggaagaaatattgaaaagaaaatttataacttaCGATATTTTTGGTTAATAAAGAGAAAAGTTATCATAAGGTTAGTAGAATGTTCTAAATACACGTGCAATATGGACATGATCATCATCACATTGACCTTGGTCAAACATTCTATGTGGCAGTGGAACCTTATTGGCATGCAATGTGGCATCCACATGGCATTTAACAACTTCTATTGATAAGAAGGGTACTTTTGATccaatagtttgacgggaaaggtagttttgagccaaattatagtttaagggtaaatatgagctatttcgaatagtttaagaGTATTTTTTACCCTTTCTATTTAGTCTACGTGGCAGTGAAATCCTATTGGCATGCAATGTGGCATCCACATAGCATTTAACAACTTCTATTGAGTAGAAGGGTACTTTTGATCCAATAGTTTGACGgaaagggtagttttgagccaaaatatggtttaagggtaaatatggagctatttcggatagtttaaggatatttttgaccTTTTCTATTTAGTCTACGTGGCAGTAAAATCCTATGGGCATGCAATGTGGCATCCATATGGCATCCACATGGCATTTAACAACTTTCGTAAATAAGAAGGGTACTTTTGATCCAATAGTATGACGgaaagggtagttttgagccgaaataaaGTTTAGAGGTATATATGAGATATTTCAagtagtttaagggtattttttatccttttttcttttacttattcatttttaaattaacaCACCTAttcagaaaataattaatgatgtagtgagtttaccattttgtccttattattatgaaatgaatgaaaaattctacattttagtcatttaattgagggtataatagattaaaaaaaaactttatcctttcttgatttatcaaaatgaacaagt
This DNA window, taken from Solanum lycopersicum chromosome 5, SLM_r2.1, encodes the following:
- the LOC101250403 gene encoding protein NSP-INTERACTING KINASE 1 isoform X2, whose protein sequence is MEIKNSLHDPLGVLNWDESSVDPCSWNTISCSSDKFVIGLACPSQSLSGKISPYIHNLTHLNLLLLQSNNITGPIPTELGMLQKLNTIDLSDNQLTGKIPSSLAQLKSLQYLRLNNNSLTGAVPLEFSNMTQLTLLDLSFNNLSGPVPRLLAKTFNLLGNPIICATGKEPECNGTTTSMPLPFTLNNSQNAQPFGRSKTHKIALAFGTSLGCICLLIIGFGIFLWWRQKHNKQIFFDINEQHHEQVCLGNLRRFQFRELQVATNNFSNKKILGKGGFGNVYKGCLSDGTIVAVKRLKDGNAIGGDKQFQTEVEMISLAVHRNLLRLYGFSMTPTERLLVYPYMSNGSVASRLKAKPPLDWTTRKRIALGAARGLLYLHEQCDPKIIHRDVKAANILLDDDCEAVVGDFGLAKLLDHRDSHVTTAVRGTVGHIAPEYLSTGQSSDKTDVFGFGILLLELISGQRALEFGKAANQKGVMLDWVKKIHLEKKLDLLVSKDLKDKYDRIELEEMVQVALICTQYHPSHRPKMSEVVRMLEGDGLAEKWEASQRAESTRCRANEFSSSERYSDLTDDSSLLVQAMELSGPR
- the LOC101250403 gene encoding protein NSP-INTERACTING KINASE 1 isoform X1: METRSVFGFVVLFSFLVYSNAMLTPGGVNYEVQALMEIKNSLHDPLGVLNWDESSVDPCSWNTISCSSDKFVIGLACPSQSLSGKISPYIHNLTHLNLLLLQSNNITGPIPTELGMLQKLNTIDLSDNQLTGKIPSSLAQLKSLQYLRLNNNSLTGAVPLEFSNMTQLTLLDLSFNNLSGPVPRLLAKTFNLLGNPIICATGKEPECNGTTTSMPLPFTLNNSQNAQPFGRSKTHKIALAFGTSLGCICLLIIGFGIFLWWRQKHNKQIFFDINEQHHEQVCLGNLRRFQFRELQVATNNFSNKKILGKGGFGNVYKGCLSDGTIVAVKRLKDGNAIGGDKQFQTEVEMISLAVHRNLLRLYGFSMTPTERLLVYPYMSNGSVASRLKAKPPLDWTTRKRIALGAARGLLYLHEQCDPKIIHRDVKAANILLDDDCEAVVGDFGLAKLLDHRDSHVTTAVRGTVGHIAPEYLSTGQSSDKTDVFGFGILLLELISGQRALEFGKAANQKGVMLDWVKKIHLEKKLDLLVSKDLKDKYDRIELEEMVQVALICTQYHPSHRPKMSEVVRMLEGDGLAEKWEASQRAESTRCRANEFSSSERYSDLTDDSSLLVQAMELSGPR